The bacterium genome contains the following window.
CCTGTGATTGACGGCACGTACGATTCGCGCATCTACCTCTATATTGGGGAAGATCAGAACAAGCGCAGCTATTCGCTGCGGATGGTTGTTCGGTATCACGGAGAGAGTTGGGTGTTCTGGGACCGAGCTCTCTTCAATGTCGGCGGCGACGTTGTCGAGGTGAAGCCGCGGACGGTCAAGCGCGACAGCTCGACGTCGGTTTGGGAACAAGCCGACTTCGTCGTCGCGACGGGCGCGGTCGGCGAGGACCGGCTCCAGTTCAGCGAAGAAGGCGCTGCCATCTTCGCAAAGCTGATGCAGGCCAGTGGTCCCGTGACGATGCGTTTTGCCGGTGAACATACGAAGGACCGGACGATCCCGGCCGATGAGCTGCGCCGTTTCAAGGATGTCGGACGACGCTACATGGCTCTGTTCGGCTTGAAATAGCGCCGCGCGTCAATCGCTATCGAGTTGAGGACGGAGCGCGGAAGACTCCGCACCCGCTGTCGGCTGCCTGTGATCGGCGTGCGTGGGACGCAGAGCACAGTCGCGTGCGGAGTCTTCAGGCGCGTCGGCGCTCGCGCTACTTGTCGGACGCGCCGAGGCGGCGGACGCGGCGCTCGAGCGAGGCGAGGCGCGAGGCGAGGCGCGCCGTCCAGAGCGCGACGAGGGCGAAGCCGGCGAAGAAGGCCCAGAAGAGGTAGTCCATCAGCGGTTCTCCTCGCCGGCGCGCCGCGCGGGGCGCCGCGGGGGACGCGGTCCGCGCGTCACCGGATCTCCTCGGCGAGGGCGTCCTCGCGCTCGCGGTCCTGGCGGCGCTCCAGCGCCGCGACCTCGTCGGCCAGCCGCGCCTCGCGCCAGGCGAGGCCGAAGAGCGCGGCGTGGAGCAGCGTCGTCCCGAGCATCCCGAGCGCGAACGCCGCCCCCATGCCGGGGGCGAGCCCGCCGCCCTTGGGGCCGAAGACCATCGGGTGGGCGCCGCGCCACCAGTTCACGGAAAAGTAGACGATCGGCAGGTCGAGCAGGCCGACGATCGAGACGACCGCGGCGAGGCGCGCCCCCTGCTCGGGATCGGCGGCGACGCGCCGCACGAGCAGCGCGCCGAGGTAGATCAGCCAGGCGATGAGCGAGGTCGTGAGGCGCGGCTCCCACGTCCACCACGCGCCCCACGCCGGGCGCGCCCAGATCGGCCCGGTGACGAGGACGATCGTCGCGAAGAGCAGCCCGGTGCCGACGGCGGCGCGGTTGACGGCGTCCGACGCGGCGCGGCGCGTGGCGAGGTACGCGGCGCCGGCGACGGCCGCGGCGAAGAAGGCGAGGGCGGCGTTCGTCGCCGAGGGAACGTGGAAGTAGAAGATCCGCTGCACGTCCCCCATCGTCCTCTCGGTGGGGGCGAGGACGAGCGCGCCGAACAGGACCAGCCCGGCGCCCGCGACAACGGCGGCGCCGTAGGCCCAAGGGGCGAGCCGCGCTCTTCGTGTGGTCATCGGTTCGTCGCTCCTCGCGTCGCTACGCTAATCCACGATCACCGATTCGAACAAGATCGCGCCGGCCGCGCCGTAGACGGCCGTCGCGCCGAGGGCGACCTCGGGCCACGGCGCGGCGCCGGCCAGCCCCTGTCCGGCGAGGACCGCGCCGCTCGCCGCGACGCCGGCGATCAGCAGCGGCGCGGCGGCGGGGAGGACGAGGATCGCCAAGAGCGCCTCGCCGCGGCCGAGGCGCGCGACGACGGCGCCGAGCAGCGTGCCGAGCGCGGCGAGGCCGGCGGTGCAGAGGGCGAGCACCGCGGCGAGCTGCGGGGCGCGGCCGCCGGAGAGGTCGAGCGAGAAGAGGGCGGCGGCGAGCGGCACGAGCAGCAGCTCGAGCGCGGCGCCGAGCAGGAAGCCGAAGAGCCACTTCGCGGCGAAGAGGAGCGAGCGGTCGATCGGCGCGAGGAGCAGGCCGTTCCAGCGCTCCTCCTCGCGGTCGGCGATCAGCGCGCGCGCCTGGCCGACGAGCGTGGCGAAGGCGACGGCGATCCAGACGATGCCGGGGGCGACGCGCCGCCGGTCGTCGGGGCCCATCTCCGGCAGGTTGAAGGCGAAGCCGGCGACGAGCAGCACGACCAGCGCGAAGAGGAGCATCGGCGCCAGCGCCTCGCCGGTGCGCGCCTCGCGCCGCAGGTCGGCCCCGAGCACCGCGCGGAACTGCGCGAACCCGCTCATCGCCCCTCCCGCGCCGGGACGAGGACGTTGCGGCATGGCGCGAACCCGCTCATCGCGCCTCCCGCGCCGGGACGAGGACGTTGCGGCATGGAGCGAACCCGCTCATCGCGGCCCTCCCGCGCGCGCGGCCGCGGCGCCGAGCCAGTCCTCCGGCGCGCGCGAAGCGGCGGGGCCGTCGGCGACGACGCGGCCGGCGCGCAGGGCGACGACCCGCCCCGCGTGGGACAGCGCCGCCTCGGGGTGATGGCTGACGTGGAGGACCGTCGTCCCCGCGACGCGGCGCGCGTCGAGCGCCGCGAAGAGGCGCGCCCGTCCGTCGGCGTCGAGCCCCGCGTCCGGCTCGTCGAACAGCAGCAGCCGCGGCTCGTGGACGAACGCCCTGGCGAGGGCGAGCCGCTGCATCATCCCGCGCGAGAAGCCGCGCACCTGCCGGTCCGCGGCCCGCGCCAGGCCGACCGTCTCCAGCCAGCGCTCCGCCCGCGCGTCCGCCTCGTCGGCGGAGACGCCGTAGAGCCGCGCGTAGAAGACGAGGTTCTCCTTGGCCGTGAGGTAGTCGTGCAGGAACGTCTTGTGCCCGAGGTAGCCGACGAGCGCCCGCTCGGCGCCGCGCCCGGCGCGCGTCCCGCCGATCTCGACCGCGCCGGAGCTGGGGCGGGCGAGGCCGGCGGCGATCTTCAGCAGCGTGGACTTGCCCGCGCCGTTCGCGCCGAGCAGCAGCAGCGACTCGCCCGCCGCGACGTCGAGCGTCACGTCGTCGAGCGCGACGACGGCGCCGAAGCGGCGCGAGACCCGCGCGAAGCGCAGCGGCAACCCCGCGGGCGCGGT
Protein-coding sequences here:
- a CDS encoding ABC transporter ATP-binding protein, with translation MTAPAGLPLRFARVSRRFGAVVALDDVTLDVAAGESLLLLGANGAGKSTLLKIAAGLARPSSGAVEIGGTRAGRGAERALVGYLGHKTFLHDYLTAKENLVFYARLYGVSADEADARAERWLETVGLARAADRQVRGFSRGMMQRLALARAFVHEPRLLLFDEPDAGLDADGRARLFAALDARRVAGTTVLHVSHHPEAALSHAGRVVALRAGRVVADGPAASRAPEDWLGAAAARAGGPR
- a CDS encoding cytochrome c biogenesis protein; the encoded protein is MTTRRARLAPWAYGAAVVAGAGLVLFGALVLAPTERTMGDVQRIFYFHVPSATNAALAFFAAAVAGAAYLATRRAASDAVNRAAVGTGLLFATIVLVTGPIWARPAWGAWWTWEPRLTTSLIAWLIYLGALLVRRVAADPEQGARLAAVVSIVGLLDLPIVYFSVNWWRGAHPMVFGPKGGGLAPGMGAAFALGMLGTTLLHAALFGLAWREARLADEVAALERRQDREREDALAEEIR
- a CDS encoding heme exporter protein CcmB, coding for MSGFAQFRAVLGADLRREARTGEALAPMLLFALVVLLVAGFAFNLPEMGPDDRRRVAPGIVWIAVAFATLVGQARALIADREEERWNGLLLAPIDRSLLFAAKWLFGFLLGAALELLLVPLAAALFSLDLSGGRAPQLAAVLALCTAGLAALGTLLGAVVARLGRGEALLAILVLPAAAPLLIAGVAASGAVLAGQGLAGAAPWPEVALGATAVYGAAGAILFESVIVD